Proteins encoded by one window of Arabidopsis thaliana chromosome 2, partial sequence:
- a CDS encoding Defensin-like (DEFL) family protein (Defensin-like (DEFL) family protein; FUNCTIONS IN: molecular_function unknown; INVOLVED IN: biological_process unknown; LOCATED IN: endomembrane system; BEST Arabidopsis thaliana protein match is: Cysteine-rich protein (TAIR:AT2G03933.1); Has 43 Blast hits to 43 proteins in 3 species: Archae - 0; Bacteria - 0; Metazoa - 0; Fungi - 0; Plants - 43; Viruses - 0; Other Eukaryotes - 0 (source: NCBI BLink).) encodes MGIKKTSATVFLVIILTISFSYYDVEAESVIEPAKYGACLFLCDARRDDHACFYDCTNVAIYRTGHCVGNPPRCCCIRG; translated from the exons ATGGGTATCAAAAAAACCTCTGCAActgtttttcttgtaattaTATTGACAATTTCGTTTTCTTATTACGATGTTGAGGCCGAGTCAG TGATCGAGCCAGCAAAATATGGTGCTTGCCTTTTTCTATGTGATGCTAGACGGGATGATCATGCATGCTTCTATGACTGTACTAATGTAGCTATTTACCGGACTGGACATTGTGTTGGAAATCCTCCACGCTGTTGTTGCATCAGAGGATAA